One genomic window of Luteitalea pratensis includes the following:
- a CDS encoding M16 family metallopeptidase, with translation MLRSVKRLVATGPLLLVTALSVAVVFGMAKAAAQTAIKEIKFSDTKLKNGLRVIISEDHAAPVFAIAVNYNVGSRDERKGRTGFAHLFEHMMFKGSENVGPGEHPYLIFSNGGSMNGTTNKDRTLYFEILPANQLDLGLYLEADRMRSLEITGPNLDNQRQAVQEERRLGVDNQPYGKTFEVRDELAYENFAYEHSVIGSMADLSAATVDDVASFFKTYYAPNNAVLSIVGDVDTKATLEKVRRYFESIPSQPAPAVVDMTEPVQTEERRTTLEDSLARLTRLDMVYKIPPSSSPDADALQVLGTVLSNGRSSRFYEAIVRQKELSPSVNAFSGESRGPGLFTVVGIVTPGKAVADLEAAIDAEIERVKTGPIEPWEMEKARNNARSQLVNNLGSALGRAITLGQDALFYDQPGRLNTTAARIAKVTPEDVQRVARQYLVKTGRTVVITVPKAAPPAKGGL, from the coding sequence ATGCTCAGATCAGTCAAGCGATTGGTTGCCACGGGTCCGCTCCTGCTCGTGACGGCACTGTCTGTCGCCGTCGTCTTTGGCATGGCCAAGGCGGCCGCGCAGACCGCGATCAAGGAAATCAAGTTCTCCGACACGAAGCTCAAGAACGGGCTGCGCGTGATCATCTCGGAGGACCACGCCGCGCCCGTCTTCGCCATCGCCGTCAACTACAACGTCGGATCGCGCGACGAGCGGAAGGGGCGGACCGGCTTCGCCCATCTGTTCGAGCACATGATGTTCAAGGGATCCGAGAACGTCGGCCCTGGCGAGCACCCGTACCTGATCTTCTCGAACGGCGGCTCGATGAACGGGACGACCAACAAGGATCGCACGCTCTATTTCGAGATCCTGCCCGCCAACCAGCTCGATCTCGGGCTTTACCTCGAGGCCGACCGGATGCGGTCGCTCGAAATCACCGGGCCGAACCTGGACAACCAGCGCCAGGCGGTGCAGGAGGAGCGTCGGCTCGGCGTCGACAACCAGCCATACGGCAAGACATTCGAGGTCCGCGACGAGCTCGCCTACGAGAACTTCGCCTACGAGCATTCGGTGATCGGCTCGATGGCGGATCTGAGTGCGGCGACGGTCGACGACGTGGCGTCGTTCTTCAAGACGTACTACGCCCCCAACAACGCGGTGCTCAGCATCGTCGGCGACGTCGACACGAAGGCGACGCTTGAGAAGGTGCGCCGCTACTTCGAGTCGATTCCCTCGCAGCCGGCGCCCGCGGTCGTGGACATGACCGAGCCGGTCCAGACCGAGGAGCGGCGCACGACGCTCGAGGACAGCCTCGCGCGGCTGACGCGCCTCGACATGGTCTACAAGATCCCGCCCAGCTCGAGCCCGGACGCCGACGCGCTGCAGGTGCTGGGCACCGTGCTGTCGAATGGCCGGTCGTCGCGCTTCTACGAGGCCATCGTGCGTCAGAAGGAATTGTCGCCGAGCGTCAACGCCTTTTCGGGTGAGAGCCGCGGCCCGGGGCTCTTCACTGTCGTCGGCATCGTGACGCCGGGCAAGGCCGTCGCCGACCTCGAAGCCGCGATCGACGCCGAGATCGAGCGGGTGAAGACCGGGCCGATCGAGCCGTGGGAAATGGAGAAGGCCCGCAACAACGCTCGCAGCCAGTTGGTGAACAACCTGGGCAGCGCGCTCGGACGCGCCATCACGCTCGGCCAGGATGCGCTGTTCTACGACCAGCCCGGCCGGCTGAACACGACGGCGGCGCGCATCGCCAAGGTCACGCCCGAGGACGTGCAGCGCGTCGCCCGGCAGTATCTCGTCAAGACCGGACGCACCGTCGTGATCACTGTGCCAAAGGCCGCGCCGCCGGCGAAGGGAGGACTGTGA
- a CDS encoding M16 family metallopeptidase, with product MRRTTVAVLAVSLATLLPPDPALGQAGPQQPPSTVGMVVKGKAPVSNAVLAVTLPHPQEATLANGLRVMVLEDHRLPRISFQLIIPGAGGYYDPAAKIGLSGLTAQMMREGTATKSSQQISQALETMSANLNVGSGASGTQATMSGSALTENFGRLFELAADVLLDPSFPADEWDRLKTRTRAGLTQQRTQPQFLAQERFSKVVFGDHPASRVAATPETLDAITRDAMVEWHRTRCVPDHALIAFAGDITLAAARTLVESKIGAWKKAGAPKPPVAEPVPAGPPKAYLIARPGSVQTSFVVGAQSMTRTDPDYVPLTVANRVLGGAMGRLFRHLREEKGYTYGVGSFFSASEHRGQWSASTSVRTDVTEPALNDLLADIDAMRTAPVPEKELNDHKRAIVAGFALSLESPEQLLGYYVQSWMYSLPADYWDKYPALISGVTAEQAQAAASKYWNASRLQIVAVGDAKITETMKKRGPIEMYDADGK from the coding sequence ATGCGCAGGACCACTGTCGCCGTTCTCGCCGTCTCACTGGCGACGCTGCTGCCGCCAGATCCGGCTCTGGGTCAGGCCGGCCCTCAGCAACCGCCGTCGACCGTCGGCATGGTGGTCAAGGGGAAGGCGCCTGTCTCCAACGCCGTGCTGGCGGTCACGCTGCCGCACCCACAGGAGGCTACGCTCGCCAACGGGTTGCGCGTGATGGTGCTCGAGGATCACCGGCTGCCGCGGATCTCGTTCCAGTTGATCATTCCGGGCGCCGGCGGCTACTACGACCCGGCCGCGAAAATTGGTTTGAGCGGCCTCACCGCGCAGATGATGCGTGAGGGCACGGCCACGAAGTCGTCGCAGCAGATCTCGCAGGCGCTCGAGACGATGTCGGCGAATCTCAACGTGGGCAGCGGCGCCTCCGGCACCCAGGCGACGATGTCGGGCAGCGCGCTGACCGAGAACTTCGGCAGGCTGTTCGAGCTCGCCGCCGACGTCCTGCTCGACCCGTCGTTCCCGGCGGACGAATGGGATCGCCTGAAGACGCGGACGCGCGCCGGCCTGACCCAGCAGCGGACCCAGCCCCAGTTCCTGGCGCAGGAGCGCTTCTCGAAGGTGGTCTTCGGCGACCATCCTGCCAGCCGCGTCGCGGCGACGCCGGAAACGCTTGACGCGATCACGCGCGACGCGATGGTCGAGTGGCATAGGACGCGGTGCGTCCCCGATCACGCGCTGATCGCGTTCGCCGGCGACATCACGCTCGCCGCCGCCCGCACGCTCGTCGAGTCGAAGATCGGCGCCTGGAAGAAGGCCGGTGCGCCGAAGCCGCCGGTGGCCGAACCGGTGCCGGCGGGTCCGCCGAAGGCGTACCTCATCGCCCGCCCCGGCTCGGTTCAGACGAGCTTCGTCGTGGGTGCTCAGTCCATGACGCGCACCGATCCCGACTACGTACCCTTGACCGTCGCCAACCGCGTGCTCGGCGGCGCGATGGGACGGCTGTTCCGGCACCTGCGCGAGGAGAAGGGCTACACCTACGGCGTCGGCAGCTTCTTCAGCGCGTCCGAGCATCGTGGCCAGTGGTCGGCGAGCACCAGCGTGCGCACCGACGTCACCGAGCCCGCGCTGAACGACCTGCTGGCCGACATCGATGCCATGCGGACGGCGCCCGTGCCCGAGAAGGAGCTGAACGACCACAAGCGCGCGATCGTGGCCGGCTTCGCGCTGTCGCTCGAGTCGCCGGAGCAGCTGCTCGGCTACTACGTGCAGAGCTGGATGTACAGTCTGCCGGCGGACTACTGGGACAAGTACCCGGCGCTCATCAGCGGCGTGACGGCCGAGCAGGCGCAGGCGGCCGCGTCCAAATACTGGAACGCGTCGAGGCTTCAGATCGTGGCCGTTGGCGACGCGAAGATCACCGAGACCATGAAGAAGCGTGGGCCGATCGAGATGTACGACGCGGACGGGAAGTAG
- a CDS encoding winged helix-turn-helix domain-containing tetratricopeptide repeat protein has product MAIVDDGRLVSFGTFELDLDAGVLRRHGRRVPLQEQPARILSRLVSRPGELVTREELRQLVWTNETFVEFDASLNAAITKVRRALGDSASAPRFIETVPRRGYRFLADVQGLPTEPGASASSPVALPAAVAAPLAASPGTEARQMPLDVGRARRTALPGVVVAGTLLSAWLLSSGPARQSAAPLVRSLTVQPFELRAGEMHPNLGSELAVAIGRRLGRLHALTVKPWPAGATADPRALSRELGVDARLSGAATRTGQQLAIALRIVSTNGERVLWEGAVEVPVSDLMWLESQIAQRVAAGLDVPMSGKERAALARHMTESLDAYQWFLRGRLHFERRTRRDLREALAAFERATASDPNYALAYAWVANTWSPMGYFAYAPPWETGPALRAAAEKALLLDPGLAEAHLSLALALGFQERRWADAEAAYHRALALDPNYATGHHWYSFHLQTVGRYDEAMVERRRALEIDPLTPMPNVSLANLYSAMRQPDRALEAIDRTLEREPRIWFARVIKGQALMELGRHHEALREFLEAERAAPDNFMAIASAVDGLAATGDVREARRRVAQAERLARSTYVSAFDLGLMRIALGDIDPAFDWLQRSCDNKEVRFASIGFHLGVDPIRQDPRFTELLACAGLPQSFARAGAHTKPR; this is encoded by the coding sequence ATGGCCATCGTCGATGACGGTCGTCTCGTGAGTTTCGGGACGTTCGAGCTCGATCTCGACGCGGGGGTCCTGCGTCGACACGGGCGCCGCGTGCCCCTTCAGGAGCAGCCGGCCCGGATTCTCAGCCGTCTGGTGAGCAGGCCGGGCGAGTTGGTCACGCGCGAGGAACTGAGGCAGCTCGTCTGGACGAACGAAACCTTCGTCGAATTCGACGCGAGCCTGAACGCCGCGATCACCAAGGTCCGGCGCGCCCTCGGCGATTCCGCCAGCGCTCCCCGCTTCATCGAGACCGTCCCGAGACGCGGCTACCGCTTTCTCGCGGACGTGCAGGGGCTGCCGACCGAGCCTGGAGCATCGGCGTCCAGCCCCGTCGCCTTGCCGGCTGCCGTCGCTGCGCCTCTGGCCGCTTCGCCGGGTACTGAAGCTCGACAGATGCCGCTGGATGTGGGCCGGGCACGCAGGACCGCCCTGCCGGGCGTAGTAGTGGCCGGCACGCTGCTTTCCGCATGGCTGCTGTCATCCGGACCCGCGAGACAATCGGCCGCGCCGCTCGTGCGGTCGCTGACTGTGCAGCCCTTCGAGCTGCGCGCGGGGGAGATGCACCCGAACCTGGGAAGCGAGCTGGCGGTTGCGATCGGCAGGCGGCTCGGTCGACTGCACGCACTCACCGTCAAGCCGTGGCCGGCAGGCGCTACCGCCGATCCGCGCGCACTGAGTCGCGAGCTCGGCGTGGACGCCCGGCTGAGCGGGGCCGCCACGCGAACTGGCCAGCAGCTCGCGATCGCGCTGCGTATCGTGTCCACCAACGGCGAGCGCGTGCTCTGGGAAGGTGCCGTCGAGGTGCCCGTCAGCGATCTGATGTGGCTGGAATCACAGATCGCCCAGCGCGTCGCGGCGGGGCTCGACGTGCCAATGAGCGGGAAGGAGCGCGCGGCGCTCGCCCGTCACATGACGGAGAGTCTCGACGCGTATCAATGGTTCCTGCGGGGACGGCTGCACTTCGAACGGCGGACGAGGCGCGACCTGCGTGAGGCGCTCGCGGCGTTCGAGCGGGCGACGGCCAGCGACCCGAACTACGCGCTGGCCTACGCGTGGGTCGCGAACACCTGGTCGCCGATGGGGTACTTTGCCTACGCCCCGCCGTGGGAGACCGGCCCGGCCCTGCGCGCGGCCGCCGAAAAAGCTCTCCTGCTCGACCCCGGTCTGGCCGAGGCGCATCTCAGTCTCGCGTTGGCCTTGGGCTTTCAGGAGCGGCGTTGGGCAGACGCCGAGGCGGCGTATCACCGTGCGCTCGCGCTCGATCCCAACTACGCCACCGGTCACCACTGGTATTCGTTCCATCTCCAGACCGTCGGACGATACGACGAGGCGATGGTCGAGCGACGCCGTGCGCTCGAGATCGATCCGCTGACGCCGATGCCGAACGTCTCGCTTGCGAATCTGTATTCGGCCATGCGCCAGCCCGATCGAGCGCTCGAGGCCATCGATCGGACGCTCGAGCGCGAGCCGCGCATCTGGTTTGCACGCGTGATCAAAGGCCAAGCGCTCATGGAGCTTGGCCGTCACCACGAGGCGCTACGGGAGTTCCTCGAGGCTGAGCGTGCGGCGCCGGACAACTTCATGGCGATAGCCTCCGCCGTGGACGGGCTGGCCGCCACCGGCGACGTCCGCGAAGCGCGGAGACGCGTGGCGCAAGCCGAACGGCTGGCCCGCTCCACTTACGTCTCAGCGTTCGATCTGGGCCTGATGCGCATCGCGCTCGGCGACATCGACCCGGCGTTCGACTGGCTTCAGCGAAGCTGCGACAACAAGGAAGTCCGCTTCGCGTCGATAGGCTTCCACCTGGGAGTCGACCCTATCCGTCAAGACCCGCGCTTCACCGAGTTGCTGGCGTGCGCTGGGCTGCCGCAGTCCTTCGCAAGAGCCGGCGCACACACGAAGCCCCGCTGA
- a CDS encoding vanadium-dependent haloperoxidase produces MRTTILGATLAAALAATAGHGIQATHSSAAVVLKWNQLLQTTLPQPGNPLSPRFYAMAHIAMFDSINGIERDFEPYRVRLRPGLWGSAEAAASQAAHDVLVALNPSATAAYDEALAADLGEHPSGFVHRGAEIGAHVAREILAWRQQDGWVVPAFPPYAEPLLPGRWQPTPPAGTAATFTHLQHALPMALLSATQVLPPPPPSLTSGRYAADLNEVKLLGKSDSTARTEEQTNIARLWSGVGTTTGFFPVWNNVARDVVLERNLSLVETARVFVLVNVSIHDALQTTQASKFVYGMWRPVTAIRAADTDLNSETEPDSTWLPLITTPPYPSYAGNLATIGASAARALEHVSGTNDVPVAITWTGLGGLPPVTRHFDGFQQAADEEFMARIYGGVHYRFDQQAGQQAGVSVADYVFANFMRPRGRWLD; encoded by the coding sequence ATGCGCACGACAATCCTCGGTGCGACGCTGGCAGCCGCCCTGGCGGCTACGGCGGGACACGGCATTCAAGCGACGCATTCGTCCGCAGCCGTGGTCCTGAAATGGAACCAGCTTCTTCAGACCACGCTGCCTCAGCCGGGCAATCCGCTGAGTCCCCGTTTCTACGCGATGGCGCACATCGCGATGTTCGATTCGATCAACGGAATCGAGCGAGACTTCGAACCGTATCGGGTCCGTCTGCGGCCAGGGTTGTGGGGATCGGCCGAGGCGGCCGCCTCGCAGGCCGCGCATGACGTCCTCGTGGCCCTCAATCCCTCGGCGACCGCGGCCTACGACGAAGCCCTTGCGGCCGATCTCGGCGAGCATCCATCCGGCTTCGTCCACCGCGGCGCCGAGATTGGCGCCCACGTCGCCAGGGAGATCCTGGCGTGGCGGCAGCAAGACGGCTGGGTTGTCCCGGCGTTTCCGCCTTACGCCGAGCCGCTCCTTCCCGGGCGCTGGCAGCCGACACCGCCGGCCGGCACCGCCGCCACGTTCACCCATCTCCAGCATGCGCTGCCGATGGCGCTGCTCTCGGCGACACAAGTCCTGCCGCCGCCCCCGCCGTCGCTCACGAGCGGCCGATACGCTGCGGATCTCAATGAGGTGAAGCTCCTCGGCAAGTCCGACAGCACCGCGCGGACCGAGGAGCAGACCAACATCGCGCGCCTCTGGTCAGGCGTCGGCACGACCACCGGTTTCTTCCCGGTGTGGAACAACGTGGCTCGCGATGTCGTCCTCGAGCGGAATCTGTCGCTGGTCGAAACGGCCCGCGTGTTCGTGCTCGTCAACGTCTCGATCCACGATGCTCTCCAGACGACACAAGCGAGCAAGTTCGTGTACGGCATGTGGCGCCCCGTGACGGCGATCCGCGCGGCCGACACCGATCTGAATTCCGAGACCGAGCCAGATTCGACCTGGCTGCCCTTGATCACCACGCCTCCGTACCCGTCGTATGCCGGCAATCTGGCGACGATCGGCGCCAGTGCGGCGCGCGCCCTCGAGCACGTCAGCGGCACGAACGATGTGCCAGTGGCCATCACGTGGACTGGGCTCGGCGGGCTACCTCCCGTCACTCGGCACTTCGACGGTTTCCAGCAGGCAGCCGATGAAGAATTCATGGCCCGCATCTACGGCGGCGTCCACTACCGGTTCGACCAGCAGGCCGGTCAGCAGGCCGGCGTGTCGGTGGCCGACTATGTGTTTGCCAACTTCATGCGGCCGCGCGGTCGATGGCTCGACTGA
- a CDS encoding addiction module antidote protein, translating into MKKGTVTVRYDVAEHLRTPEEMAAYLEACLEEADGDAAFVAKALGDIARAKGMSQVARDAGLSRESLYKALSGERSPDFDTVLRVMAALGLRLHAEAAQG; encoded by the coding sequence ATGAAAAAGGGAACTGTGACCGTCCGGTACGATGTGGCAGAACATCTCAGGACCCCTGAGGAGATGGCCGCTTACCTTGAGGCGTGTCTTGAAGAGGCTGACGGCGACGCGGCATTCGTCGCAAAGGCGCTTGGCGACATCGCACGAGCGAAGGGTATGAGCCAGGTGGCTCGAGATGCAGGGCTCTCGCGCGAAAGCCTTTACAAGGCCCTGTCGGGTGAGCGCAGCCCTGATTTCGACACCGTCCTCAGGGTGATGGCCGCCCTCGGATTGAGACTGCATGCCGAAGCCGCCCAAGGATGA
- a CDS encoding GIY-YIG nuclease family protein, translating into MGSHPEPLSQLEVLAVDCQATAAAPRGHLIEIGWARVRKTITHPRACLIALPDSEQIPPAVARITGISEHMMRDAVERHRAWRELSVHAACLSHQPAPTVIHFARFEEPFLRSLAAGPFPLDVVCTRDIGRRLLPNLPRCSLRALSGYFGRAVGALRRSADHVDATALVWQELVRLLEMQGVSTWGALHDWLARPVKPARCRRRVWPMPRDVRLSLPDAPGIYRMLRTDDSVLYVGKAASLHHRVNSYFRKQNGVPERSLEMLSQARAISFDVTPSPLEAALLEPDEIKRHRPPYNVALTNQDRALWFTSPDLSARRPQPSPHCPLGPFASPGTLDQFVALTRADRAALTSGRWAPDAGTFNAGYERLCATHPEMSRINLSAHATLLRLGTRLWREGRRDRDVDEDEVNERGRGFPGWTPEFVQVSLEWLALRVALARRRAIWLTRLVDSSVVWREPGGSGARLIVIENGEVVVSTAADTNAASPIPPGYRRPVAARREAFTLASFDRLRVLTTELKRLIAAGAPVALRLGVGPALDESRLASALWWV; encoded by the coding sequence ATGGGCAGCCATCCCGAGCCGCTCTCGCAACTCGAGGTGCTGGCGGTCGACTGTCAGGCCACGGCTGCAGCTCCGCGAGGGCATCTCATTGAGATCGGCTGGGCCCGAGTTCGCAAGACCATCACGCACCCGCGTGCCTGCCTGATCGCGCTTCCGGACAGCGAGCAGATTCCGCCAGCCGTTGCGCGGATCACGGGAATCTCCGAGCACATGATGCGAGACGCTGTCGAGCGACACCGCGCATGGCGCGAGCTGTCGGTCCACGCCGCCTGTCTCTCGCACCAGCCCGCGCCGACGGTCATTCACTTCGCTCGATTCGAGGAGCCGTTCCTCCGCTCGTTGGCCGCCGGCCCGTTTCCACTCGACGTGGTCTGCACGCGGGACATTGGCAGGCGCCTGTTGCCCAATCTGCCTCGCTGCAGCCTGCGTGCCCTTTCCGGATACTTCGGTCGCGCCGTTGGCGCGCTGCGTCGCAGCGCCGATCACGTGGATGCGACGGCGTTGGTCTGGCAAGAACTCGTCCGGCTGCTCGAGATGCAGGGTGTGTCGACGTGGGGCGCGCTCCACGATTGGCTCGCCAGACCGGTCAAGCCTGCCAGGTGTCGACGCCGCGTCTGGCCGATGCCGCGGGACGTGCGGCTTTCGCTGCCGGATGCCCCTGGCATCTATCGCATGCTGCGGACAGACGATAGCGTCCTGTACGTCGGCAAGGCAGCGTCGCTCCATCATCGGGTCAACAGCTACTTTCGGAAGCAGAACGGGGTTCCCGAGCGGTCGCTCGAGATGCTGTCGCAGGCACGCGCGATCTCGTTCGACGTCACACCCAGCCCGCTCGAGGCCGCGCTCCTCGAGCCGGACGAAATCAAGCGACACCGTCCGCCCTACAACGTTGCGCTCACGAATCAGGACCGCGCGTTGTGGTTCACGTCGCCGGATCTCAGCGCGCGTCGTCCACAGCCGTCGCCACACTGTCCGCTCGGACCATTTGCTTCCCCCGGTACGCTCGATCAATTCGTGGCGCTCACTCGGGCAGACCGCGCGGCGCTGACGTCCGGTCGATGGGCCCCAGATGCAGGCACGTTCAACGCCGGTTACGAGCGGTTGTGCGCTACCCATCCTGAAATGTCGCGCATCAACCTCTCTGCGCACGCCACGCTGCTGCGGCTTGGCACGCGCCTGTGGCGAGAAGGTCGGCGAGACCGCGACGTTGATGAAGACGAGGTCAACGAAAGGGGCCGTGGCTTCCCGGGGTGGACCCCGGAGTTCGTTCAAGTGTCCCTCGAGTGGCTCGCGTTGCGGGTGGCGCTCGCCCGACGCCGCGCGATCTGGCTAACCCGATTGGTCGATTCGAGCGTGGTGTGGCGCGAGCCCGGTGGCAGTGGTGCACGGCTCATCGTGATCGAGAACGGCGAGGTCGTGGTGAGCACGGCAGCGGACACAAACGCAGCATCCCCGATTCCACCGGGTTACCGCCGTCCAGTGGCCGCTCGTCGTGAGGCCTTCACCCTCGCCTCCTTCGATCGCCTACGGGTATTGACGACGGAGCTGAAACGCTTGATTGCAGCTGGCGCTCCAGTGGCGCTGCGCCTGGGCGTCGGACCGGCACTCGACGAGTCGCGACTCGCGTCTGCGCTGTGGTGGGTGTGA
- the dinB gene encoding DNA polymerase IV has translation MGSIATILHADLDAFYASVEQLLDPRLRGRPIAVGGGVVLAASYEARAFGVRSGMPGRRARQLCPDLVFVGGHFDQYQRLGDAAIRVLSDFTPSIERISIDEAFADVAGCTHLFGAPAEIARTVRARVRAELGLPISIGVARTKHLAKIASQVAKPDGLVVVDPDTELDFLHKLPVGLMWGVGPATEARLAKLGVTTIGQLAESSPTSVERLLGQAAGRKLTALAWNSDPRQIQTRRRARSAGAQSALGRRPAIERVFKPTLHHLADRIGARLRAKSLAGRTITVRVRFADLRSVTRSLTLSAPISATRALAEIAEDLVRGVLADHHDERTISLLAISVSNLEAHAIVQLELPLGFADEGRRPGTQKGLARSRADRAVDAIRKRFGEEAVDYGSASRGARSVPDEFRRLAEREL, from the coding sequence ATGGGTTCCATAGCCACCATTCTCCACGCGGACCTCGACGCCTTTTATGCGTCGGTCGAACAACTGCTCGACCCTCGCCTGCGCGGCAGGCCGATTGCGGTCGGCGGCGGCGTCGTTCTCGCGGCCTCCTACGAAGCGCGGGCCTTCGGCGTACGAAGCGGCATGCCAGGCCGGCGCGCGCGGCAACTCTGTCCCGACCTCGTGTTTGTCGGCGGACACTTCGACCAATACCAACGGCTCGGCGACGCCGCCATCAGGGTACTGAGCGATTTCACGCCTTCCATCGAGCGGATCTCCATCGACGAGGCTTTCGCCGACGTTGCAGGGTGCACGCATCTCTTCGGTGCGCCGGCAGAGATCGCAAGGACGGTCCGGGCTCGCGTGCGCGCCGAGCTGGGCTTGCCAATCTCAATCGGCGTGGCGCGTACCAAGCACCTGGCGAAGATCGCATCGCAGGTCGCCAAGCCGGATGGATTGGTCGTCGTCGATCCAGATACTGAACTCGACTTCCTTCACAAACTGCCCGTCGGCCTCATGTGGGGCGTGGGCCCCGCCACCGAGGCGCGGCTGGCCAAGCTCGGCGTCACCACCATCGGTCAATTGGCTGAGAGCTCTCCAACATCCGTGGAGCGATTGCTTGGGCAGGCGGCGGGAAGAAAGCTGACGGCACTCGCTTGGAACAGCGATCCGCGGCAAATCCAGACGCGCCGGCGCGCGCGCTCCGCCGGCGCACAATCGGCACTCGGACGACGGCCTGCGATCGAGCGCGTCTTCAAACCGACGCTCCATCATCTCGCCGACCGCATCGGCGCCAGGCTCCGGGCCAAATCCCTGGCGGGCCGGACGATCACGGTCCGCGTGCGCTTCGCCGATTTGCGCTCGGTCACGCGCTCGCTCACGCTGTCAGCGCCGATTTCTGCAACGAGGGCTCTCGCTGAGATCGCCGAGGACCTGGTGCGCGGCGTGCTTGCGGATCACCATGACGAGAGGACGATCTCGTTACTGGCGATCTCGGTCTCAAATCTCGAAGCGCATGCGATCGTGCAACTGGAGCTGCCGCTCGGGTTTGCCGACGAAGGACGCCGTCCTGGCACACAGAAAGGCCTGGCGCGATCGCGCGCCGACCGGGCCGTCGATGCGATCCGCAAACGCTTCGGAGAAGAAGCGGTGGATTATGGGTCAGCATCGCGGGGTGCGCGTTCCGTCCCTGACGAGTTCCGACGCCTTGCTGAAAGAGAGCTTTGA